The window CAGTCAAAAGGAATGAGATAATACACATGCTATCAATAGGTCAGCATTCACTCAACTGAACTGCCAACATGGCTGCCTCATCAAAGTCTAATtaaggtaaaaagaaaggtaGACAGGGGGTTGTTTGCTGGCGCCTACACCTTATTTGGTTcggtctaaaaaaaaacgtgaatcGTTTTAACAGACTCGTGGTTTTTCTCAACCCTTCTCgtcaaatgggaaaaaaatggctccCGACAGGGGTTCCTTTGTCGTGGGGTTAAAATGGAGGGAAAACAAAGCCACCCCTGGGTTTTACATTATGtggtcttgtttttttctactgggtttatctttttctctctGAATTTTGTTAAGTTTGTTTTACAAATCTTACCTCGTGATGGGGATGCTGCAACATCATCACCTTATACGATAGAGCACACTGAGAAAGACATGTGGCGTAGCAACACAGACATGGAGAAACATGTGATCGACGAGTTGTGTGCGATTGGCATCTTTACGACGAGAACGCCGTCAGAGTTGTCTAttcgtttttaaagtttttgaCTTTTATTTGGAATTCCCTTGAAAGACGATGATTTCCTTgaacacaaataataataaaaatattgattattttctttttgttgtggAATGTTTTGAAACAGAATTGCGTGGCGAGGGCCTTGTACGACAACATCGCCGAGACGCCCGACGAACTCGCCTTTCGCAAAGGAGACGTCCTGACCGTTTTGGAACAGAATACGAGCGGACTGGAGGGATGGTGGCTTTGCATGCTCAGAGGACGCCAGGTAAGAGAACAAAACTGAATTATCTCAGTAATTATAATTATCATAGTTCGGTGACTCACTGTTTAGCATTTGAGTTTGGAGAGGTcgaaacaataacaacatgAATCAATTTTGAGATGACAATCTAATGGTTGGCGGTCTAATATGGTGTcgcatttgtttcattaagGTCATGTTTTGTTAAGTCCTTGcgtttttcgtttcgttgttCTGCTGAACGGCACCAAATAGGATAGGAAAACTATCAGACGAGGGAAACCTATTgcgtagaaaaagaaacaaagattACCAGACGCAGTGaaacacaaaaacgaaacCTGTCTGTAAAAGTCTTTCGTGTCCGTCCGACAGTCGCCAACTGATTAATCACCACACGCTACACAtgtgaaaaaggaaaagaaacgaaacaaaaaaggggccAACCAAAGGCAAAGATCTCCTTcctctgtttgttttttaggtCCATAAGAAGAAGCCAAAGGTGATGTCATTCACTCAGTCACTCTTTGTCTCTTTTGGGGTCTCCgtccttcttttattttttttttcccttctcagAGTTCCAATTAAACGGCAGCTGGATCGCAGGTCATTCTTGAACATGATTCATTTCGACTTGAGAATCTGATGCGATCCCAGGGAAATCTTTCTTGCTCCATCACCCTGCTGCTCTTCTTTTGGCGTGTTAGATGCCCCCCGTGCATCGTGTCCCAGACAAATATACAGTGACTAAAGAATTCGAAACACTTCTGCCCGAAAAATTCGAGAAACAGGCACGTTCGCATTCAACTTTCTTCCCTCACAGATGAGCTTGTAAACGAGCAGAATTGTCAAGCTAAAACGGGAACGGCCTGCTCTGTCGGGGCTTCTTAAATAAAACCCACATAGAACAAAGGgaaatcaaaacttttaaaaactaaagtGAACTTTTGGGTTGTTAACGTTttccaactcttttttttcttctttctttatgtTAGCATGTGTTTGTTATAGGATTTCTACGTACTATGTACTTGTACCGTTAGGAAATAACTTATGGTGAAATGTCTCTCTTCTTGTGTCGACCCCTGCCGCTCAATTAAGAGAGGCAGCTACcataaaaaataggaaaggCGTTATATAGAGTTGTTGTTCTATACTCTACACCGATACTAGGAAGAGAGAGGggacgaaaagagaaaaccattCAATGATCGTTCGGGAACAATATGACAAGCCGCTTCCGTTAGCCATCAAGTCCGCCCCCAATAGTGTGgtagattaaaattaatggGCTCGCCCTACACTTAAATGGGCGAACACATCATCATCCGCATTGAATTCGAAGGGGGAGAAAATACAAACGTCAAAGCTTCCATTACAACTGGCATCCGTTCCAGCCGAATAGAATAAGAATTTACAGCAACGCTAAAAACCACAGAaatcttattatttttaattgaatttgttCGCCTTGAAACATCTATGTGTCCAACAGGGAATTTGCCCAGCCAACCGGCTGCGTCTAATAGCCAGGGTGTACGACACTGGCGGCGGAGTATCCGGAGGAGTCATTGGGGATTTCAGCAATGTTTCTTATCCGGCCGCATCATCACCTGGGCTGAATAGTAGTGGTGGAAGCAGTTCGAGTAGCAGCTCTAGTTCCAGTAGTAGCAGCTCATCAAGTTCGAGCAGCTGCAGTAGTTCGTCCAGCATCGGCGGACGGATCCCTCAGCAACAAGCCAAAACAGGAATGCTGAGCGCTGCTGTCCGGgcccaaaaacaaaagcaactGGACGCAGGCGATGAATTCCGCACTTCAAaggtgatttcttttttttttaatttcttctttggcATTAATTCGTTTTTATGGCGGCAGTTTGAAagaagccttttttttttttactggatcGATTCGTTCCAGACTCCTTCTTTATCGTTGTGGACAGATGCATACAAAtgttttacacacacaaaaagaaagcaaGGCGAATCAATACTGGCCGACGAACCGATGGGAATTTGAACAGCTGTGTCCTATTTCAGGCCAGCTGGGATAATTTTCATCAGGATACGTTGTAAAGATAAAAAATGATGCTAATtgcagttttgtttttcaagtcgGTGGCCTCCTTTGGTACACGTCCAGGAAATATCTTTGTCTATCCAACACCAGTCCAGCATCCAGATGCTTCACAGGATTGCTACGATATGCCCAGATCTTTACATCAAACATTAATCCGGCAAGAATCGTCCAACTACCAAGAGCCACGTTCACATCGTCCTTTGCTGTCTACACAATCGTCCGTACCAGATGCAGCCATGTTTGCTGATTACGACGTTCCACGACCACACAACCCCGTCAGTCGAATGGAGCCGCTTAGGACGTTATCCGTTGATAGCAGGtttgtttttccccccctttctcTATCTCAAAGATTATGCCGTTCGTGACCAAAAGCATTTGAATAGACGTCCTTCGTTGCCCATTACGATCCATTGTTTTGCATGAATAGTTAATCGATGATGCTATTAAAATGTCTTAACGTCAAGTTTTTTAACGATCAAAGTACcaaatggattttcttttctagatACTTACAAGTTAGAGAGattcattcttgtttctttttttttcaatcagcTGCGAATACGATGTACCTCGTCCGACTATGGAGACTTACGATACGCCGCGCTTGGTGGCAATCAGCAACAATGGCCCGTGTGGAGGGTCGTCCATCAGTCCCCCACCTTTGCCGTTATCATCGAGTAATACGGCAACAACACTGGGAGATGAATACGACATTCCCATCGCAGCTGGATCAGCAGCCGTAGCCACCCGTTTTCAGAATCGCAGTGGCAACAACAATCTGTCAGACAGGTCCAGCGGCGTATCGCTCTTCTCGTCTGGCAGCGGTTCCGACGGCTCCTCCGCCATTTCCAGTGCGAACCGATCCGTCAGCTCGGAATCGCTATCGTTGTCCAGCGCAGTGGGCCGCATTTCTGGCCGGTCTAGCCGTTCCAGCATCATTGATCAACAGCCACAATCATTTGAACTCTATGACGTCCCAACTTCCAACCACCAGGTAGTCAAAGAAGCACTTCCAGCCAGTCAAGCCATTCAGGAAGAGGTTTACGACGTGCCGAAACCGGCTGCGGCCGTCGTGCCAGACGAAACGCTTTACGACGTTCCACCACCAACAGTCACGTCCATCATGGAAGACAACAGCGGGCTCGTCTACGATGTTCCACCGCCTCGTACGATGGCTGCATCCCAAGAACACAACCGGATAATAAGTCACCCGACTCCTTCTGAACAAGGAGGTGATACTTATGATAGCCCAAAACCGTTATCAGCTGACGGGACGGATAAGGTGTCCAGCGCTCCCCTGCCGCTGCCATTAGACGCTGCGCTAGATACTCTTGGTAGGCTACACGCGGAAGTATCCAGTGCTATCACCAACTTGCAGAGCTTTAGTGAAGCGGCATCTGGTGGTGACTGGACTGAGTTGCAGCTGCGTGTGCTCCGGCTACGTACCTCCCTCAAGGAACTGTGCGATTTTGCACGTGGAACAATCGGAAATGCATCGCAACGAATCAAAAATGGACTCGGCGATGAAGGTGTCACCATCCGATTGATACGACTCATAAGGCCGCTTCAAGATGCCAACACCATCGTCCAGAAAAGTTCACAGAGTTGGACGGATCTCTTTACCACCCGGCTGGGAACCAATAACGAAAACGAAGCAGAACTTGACCAGCTGTTGGCTTGTTGCCGCAACTTGGGCGATGATATGCGACAGGTAATGATCGTTACCCATCAACTCGAGCGTGACTTGAGTTCTTAACATGGCCGTTGTTTCACAATCGTAAATGTTAGTTTGAAAGACAAGGCCCCACTAGGGGAAACGGAAATCGGTTTACGTTCAGAGAAGCAGAACCGACATTTCCTGTTTGGAATAATggaataataattttcttttttcttgtttcttttcttctcataGGTCGTCGTGTTCATTCAAAGCAATGGCCATCTTCTCtttgacaaaaataaaggacaggctgaaataataaatgatgACTATGATTACGTCAATCTTGAATCGAAAGCAAAAATCGATCAAGAAAACGAAGAGGTTAAACGTACCTTACCACACGAAATGAAAAGGGGTTTCGATGTCTTGGTTGCCCAGTCCGAAGATTTACCTGTGTTACCACACGATAAAGTATTACAACTCACCAGAAAAAAGCTatgaaaaaaacttaatttctttttttgtaggtCAGCGATAATGACCGGAACGTGGTGGAATTCTATGGAACGCAAGCCGAGACATACGCCGTTTATCTGAGCAACGCCATCGATGCCTTTATTTTGACCATTGAGCACAATCAGCCTCCTAAAGTGTTTGTAGCTTATTCCAAATTCGTCATCCTCAATGCCCACAAGCTGCTCTGCATCGGCGATACCGTTCACAGGAACGTCGGCAACGCCAAACTCAAAGCCAGTGTCCTAGAACGATCCAACCAACTCTGCCAAGTTTGTGTTCAAACAACTTTCTCAAGTGTTGGCGCTAAATTTAacttgtccctttttttctcctcctcgATTGGCAGGGATTACAAACGTGCGTTCAGAGCACAAAAAGGGCTGGCAAGGAGTTCCCAAGTGTTGCTGCCGTTCAAGGAATGCTTGACTCCATCGTGACCGTCTCCAAATTGGCGCAAAATCTTAAAACTTGTTTAGTTCAACCTACCATTCTAAATGGttcaaaatgaacaaaatgcaaatttacacatataaaaaacaaaaacttgttgGAAAGGGAAAGAGAACAGGGCTTCCACTATGTTGGACCAGACCACACACATAGCACAACGTATCAAGTTATTCAAGTGACTGATGCAAACAGTCTGTCttataatcattttttttttccttctttgtgTTCGCCAGGCAGCTCAATTATTATGTATGCAGTGACTCCGAATCTTTTTCATTATTGTACCATATAGTTTCAACACAATTGATAATATCTTTCTAGTCTGTTATTTGTTGGGTGGTCGACACATTTGCTGCTACATCGCGATTGAAGTGTGATTCGTTCaaattaagtttttctttattcgtccttttttcttaccaaattttgatttgaaaaaggaatgaaataTTTTACCTACCCATATTTTGTGTCTTAATCTTGTACAAGATAATAAATGGTGAGCTTGTCTTCACATgtattggaaaagaaaaaagaaaacaaaattttttacttcCCAATTACCGATTGTAAAATTAGTTTTCATTCCTGTTGCATGAAGGAATATGAAGAGTCTGTTGTATTTTTAGTCGTTGACGTCCAGTTCCTCCAGTTCATCTTCGAGGTCGTCAAGATCGTCTTCATCTGCAAACAGGTTTTCGTCAATAGGTACGCCACCCGCTGCTTCATCAAGACATTCGGCATCGCCATTTTTAGTCGACTCTTCAACATCCACGAGTTGATACTCACGGGAGGCAGGAGCCACTGTGCCTGAGCCATCAACGTCAGTGCCTACGCAGGCAAGAGCGTTCAGATCCAACTCACGGTACTGCTGTTAGATTTAGAGAACAATTAACACACCTGTttacacaacaaaaattaaactCAATACCACTTCACTGTCTTCCTCCTCGTTGGGAAGATTAGCCGTATCAAAGGCTTCATCACCATCCTCCATATTGTCATCCCGGGCTAAATCGGGATTGAAGGTAAACATCTCGCGACCGGAAATCTATGAATGATAAACATTGACACGTCAGCTTAAAACGTTCTAGAACAGTAAAGAAAAACGCTACGTACACCAACAGATCTTCCGGCCTTGAAAGCTGCTTGCTTGCGAGTATTTTCCTTGTTACTGGACTCTTCACGTTCGcgtaattttcgttttttccacGCCAAGAAAGTCTCAAGCGTTACTTTGGTCTGCTTGGGTCCCAGAGCAGCACGTTCCTTTTCAATTAAGTCTTCTAGCGAAATTTCGtctttcttctcctcttttttcttgtcctggttattaaataaaaacatgcaCATTAATTATTGTTCAACTTAAGTCTCCTAAACGACAGTATTAACCTTCTTCAAAACGAATCCGGGTGGAAGCGCGTGACGGTAAATGCAGGATTCGCCTGAAGGGCACTGCCAAAACCAACCGTATTTATTCTTCTCCACGGCGTCTAAGAAGTGCTTGCAAATCTGCATTCAAAGAAAAGCATGATACCGTTCAGAATTAAATATGCTCTCAAGCATACAGATTAATACATTACGATATctgttttcgtctttttcttgtcgGCTTCAGCGTGTTTCTTCTCGACAACTTCTTTGAGTTTTTCTTCATCCCAATCCTCCGAAGTTCCGTCTTGACCATCATCTCGAACGTCGCAATACAAGCTTCTCTTTTCAGCTTTGCGTTCAATTTCCAAGTCGTGGGAAAACTTGCAACGATCACCTTTCCCACAAGTTCCTGgtaacaagaataaaaaattattaatgaGTTGTCAGGAAACCTTGTATAAAATTACAAAGCTTCACCTTGCTTGAAAAACGCACACAGAATCGATTTCGGATCTGCTCCTTTTTCCACTTTTTGTACAGGTTGCACAGGCTTGAAGAGATCTTGCATTTCCTTTTGTGCTTTCAATTCagcctctttcttttccttctgcAACCTCTTTTCATCTTCAAGTTTTTTTGCTGCAGCAGTACCACCACTTTTCACTTGCTGTTGCACTTGGGCAATgaacttttgattttttccaCCCTTCTTGTTTTTCAACCCAAATGTTTTATCCTGCCAAAATAATAGTTGAAACCAAATTCAATAACCTTGTCCTACTATATTTATGAACATACACAAGATGGTATCTAGACAACCAAAAAGTTTATATATGTTCATAAGCTCATATATCAAAACTGACAATGAAGCAAATGGAAACTATGTCGGCACGTATTAACCATGTTGTTAGGTATGAAACCTTTTACTGATGTCTTACCtcaatgattttttcttttttcttgttttcaactTTTGCTTTACTAGCGCCAGAGTTCGTTTTTGGCCCCATTGTATGTCAAAATGATTGGCACTACTTCGAAGACCAATAAATAGTGcagtaaaaaaagatttccacGAGAAATCAACCACACGGTTAGCAAAAGCAGACAAATGTCGGAAAGAATCACAGGGGAAATAGAGAACTAGCTGCCATCTTGCGGCCgtgattttaaaaactttaaaacgatttctttttgtcattgaaaattgttttaatgttATATTCAAGAATAATTACGCTACCATTTGCATTTAACGGTATTTTAAATCACGCAAGTCATTACCAATAAACTGATACATTGAGAGGAAAAAAGTAATGTCAGCCCCCATAAAAATTTAGCATAGAGTTTATCCACGACGTTGCTTTTACGTTATATAATTAAGGTAAATTAGCGCCGAACGATATTGCCTCACcagtttttttctgaatttaaCTACGTTTTCCGTAACATCTTAACGGTGCTATTTTACCATTAAAACCGTTGTAGCCATTTCTAACGCCATGCATTTATTGTTGCATTATGGCAAAGAAACGGGCTTTTGCTTACTGTGtgtaaaatacaaaataataacAGTTAAAAATACTGACCTAATAATTATCTTCGAAAACTCTCAAATCAAACCAACCTTGGGTTCTATAACAGTTTTATCAGTATCCATCAGTCAATAAAGAGATATCCAAAGCGGTGCATAGGAAGATAAGCGGCATGGGTTGCGTGTTCGGTAACGTGACTTCAGCATTCGCAAACGAGTTGCTGGTTCTTTCCGACTGCGAAATCTATTGTTAAGTAAACCTTCCAACAGAAAGGCCTATCAAGCTTTCCAAGCACAGAAATGCCTGAGAAATACAAAGTTACGTCTGACGAAACGAATTTTAGAATTCCCCACGATAATTTGGCTTATAATAAAGAAATGGTACGTAACATTATTTTGTCTAATTTTTTAAGGTTCCATTAC of the Daphnia carinata strain CSIRO-1 chromosome 10, CSIRO_AGI_Dcar_HiC_V3, whole genome shotgun sequence genome contains:
- the LOC130701309 gene encoding zinc finger CCCH domain-containing protein 15 homolog isoform X1, which produces MGPKTNSGASKAKVENKKKEKIIEDKTFGLKNKKGGKNQKFIAQVQQQVKSGGTAAAKKLEDEKRLQKEKKEAELKAQKEMQDLFKPVQPVQKVEKGADPKSILCAFFKQGTCGKGDRCKFSHDLEIERKAEKRSLYCDVRDDGQDGTSEDWDEEKLKEVVEKKHAEADKKKTKTDIICKHFLDAVEKNKYGWFWQCPSGESCIYRHALPPGFVLKKDKKKEEKKDEISLEDLIEKERAALGPKQTKVTLETFLAWKKRKLREREESSNKENTRKQAAFKAGRSVGISGREMFTFNPDLARDDNMEDGDEAFDTANLPNEEEDSEVQYRELDLNALACVGTDVDGSGTVAPASREYQLVDVEESTKNGDAECLDEAAGGVPIDENLFADEDDLDDLEDELEELDVND
- the LOC130701287 gene encoding breast cancer anti-estrogen resistance protein 1-like isoform X2 — its product is MKDVERRNQSIMMFTHRTEHFAGNCVARALYDNIAETPDELAFRKGDVLTVLEQNTSGLEGWWLCMLRGRQGICPANRLRLIARVYDTGGGVSGGVIGDFSNVSYPAASSPGLNSSGGSSSSSSSSSSSSSSSSSSSCSSSSSIGGRIPQQQAKTGMLSAAVRAQKQKQLDAGDEFRTSKSVASFGTRPGNIFVYPTPVQHPDASQDCYDMPRSLHQTLIRQESSNYQEPRSHRPLLSTQSSVPDAAMFADYDVPRPHNPVSRMEPLRTLSVDSSCEYDVPRPTMETYDTPRLVAISNNGPCGGSSISPPPLPLSSSNTATTLGDEYDIPIAAGSAAVATRFQNRSGNNNLSDRSSGVSLFSSGSGSDGSSAISSANRSVSSESLSLSSAVGRISGRSSRSSIIDQQPQSFELYDVPTSNHQVVKEALPASQAIQEEVYDVPKPAAAVVPDETLYDVPPPTVTSIMEDNSGLVYDVPPPRTMAASQEHNRIISHPTPSEQGGDTYDSPKPLSADGTDKVSSAPLPLPLDAALDTLGRLHAEVSSAITNLQSFSEAASGGDWTELQLRVLRLRTSLKELCDFARGTIGNASQRIKNGLGDEGVTIRLIRLIRPLQDANTIVQKSSQSWTDLFTTRLGTNNENEAELDQLLACCRNLGDDMRQVVVFIQSNGHLLFDKNKGQAEIINDDYDYVNLESKAKIDQENEEVKRTLPHEMKRGFDVLVAQSEDLPVLPHDKVSDNDRNVVEFYGTQAETYAVYLSNAIDAFILTIEHNQPPKVFVAYSKFVILNAHKLLCIGDTVHRNVGNAKLKASVLERSNQLCQGLQTCVQSTKRAGKEFPSVAAVQGMLDSIVTVSKLAQNLKTCLVQPTILNGSK
- the LOC130701309 gene encoding zinc finger CCCH domain-containing protein 15 homolog isoform X3, with the protein product MQDLFKPVQPVQKVEKGADPKSILCAFFKQGTCGKGDRCKFSHDLEIERKAEKRSLYCDVRDDGQDGTSEDWDEEKLKEVVEKKHAEADKKKTKTDIICKHFLDAVEKNKYGWFWQCPSGESCIYRHALPPGFVLKKDKKKEEKKDEISLEDLIEKERAALGPKQTKVTLETFLAWKKRKLREREESSNKENTRKQAAFKAGRSVGISGREMFTFNPDLARDDNMEDGDEAFDTANLPNEEEDSEVQYRELDLNALACVGTDVDGSGTVAPASREYQLVDVEESTKNGDAECLDEAAGGVPIDENLFADEDDLDDLEDELEELDVND
- the LOC130701309 gene encoding zinc finger CCCH domain-containing protein 15 homolog isoform X2 codes for the protein MGPKTNSGASKAKVENKKKEKIIEDKTFGLKNKKGGKNQKFIAQVQQQVKSGGTAAAKKLEDEKRLQKEKKEAELKAQKEMQDLFKPVQPVQKVEKGADPKSILCAFFKQGTCGKGDRCKFSHDLEIERKAEKRSLYCDVRDDGQDGTSEDWDEEKLKEVVEKKHAEADKKKTKTDIICKHFLDAVEKNKYGWFWQCPSGESCIYRHALPPGFVLKKDKKKEEKKDEISLEDLIEKERAALGPKQTKVTLETFLAWKKRKLREREESSNKENTRKQAAFKAGRSVGISGREMFTFNPDLARDDNMEDGDEAFDTANLPNEEEDSEVYRELDLNALACVGTDVDGSGTVAPASREYQLVDVEESTKNGDAECLDEAAGGVPIDENLFADEDDLDDLEDELEELDVND
- the LOC130701287 gene encoding breast cancer anti-estrogen resistance protein 1-like isoform X1 is translated as MSFIDGSVQTAIARGQLSVSSIQEQPADWKRLNCVARALYDNIAETPDELAFRKGDVLTVLEQNTSGLEGWWLCMLRGRQGICPANRLRLIARVYDTGGGVSGGVIGDFSNVSYPAASSPGLNSSGGSSSSSSSSSSSSSSSSSSSCSSSSSIGGRIPQQQAKTGMLSAAVRAQKQKQLDAGDEFRTSKSVASFGTRPGNIFVYPTPVQHPDASQDCYDMPRSLHQTLIRQESSNYQEPRSHRPLLSTQSSVPDAAMFADYDVPRPHNPVSRMEPLRTLSVDSSCEYDVPRPTMETYDTPRLVAISNNGPCGGSSISPPPLPLSSSNTATTLGDEYDIPIAAGSAAVATRFQNRSGNNNLSDRSSGVSLFSSGSGSDGSSAISSANRSVSSESLSLSSAVGRISGRSSRSSIIDQQPQSFELYDVPTSNHQVVKEALPASQAIQEEVYDVPKPAAAVVPDETLYDVPPPTVTSIMEDNSGLVYDVPPPRTMAASQEHNRIISHPTPSEQGGDTYDSPKPLSADGTDKVSSAPLPLPLDAALDTLGRLHAEVSSAITNLQSFSEAASGGDWTELQLRVLRLRTSLKELCDFARGTIGNASQRIKNGLGDEGVTIRLIRLIRPLQDANTIVQKSSQSWTDLFTTRLGTNNENEAELDQLLACCRNLGDDMRQVVVFIQSNGHLLFDKNKGQAEIINDDYDYVNLESKAKIDQENEEVKRTLPHEMKRGFDVLVAQSEDLPVLPHDKVSDNDRNVVEFYGTQAETYAVYLSNAIDAFILTIEHNQPPKVFVAYSKFVILNAHKLLCIGDTVHRNVGNAKLKASVLERSNQLCQGLQTCVQSTKRAGKEFPSVAAVQGMLDSIVTVSKLAQNLKTCLVQPTILNGSK